In the genome of Brachypodium distachyon strain Bd21 chromosome 3, Brachypodium_distachyon_v3.0, whole genome shotgun sequence, the window TTTGCACAACAAACTATGTAGATTTGCAGGTGCCTTAAAGAGGTGGAACAAAGAACAGATGTCAATGAAGAAATGGAAAGTGAGAATCGCCAATGAGGTTATTTTCCAATTGGATTTAGCACGAGAGGACTGGGAGCTCTCAAGCCAAGAACGAGCATTCAGAAGAAAATTAGAAGCTATTCTGCTAGGGCTCGCTCAATCGACAGAACCAAACGGCGACAGAAATCGAGGTTAACTTGGATAAAAGCAGGAGATGCtaactcaaaaaaaaaaatcaccttAGAGCTAATGGGTGCCCAAGGAAAAAATCATATTCCCTTGCTGCAAGGTCCTAATGGGGTGGTCACTGATCATGAAAGCAAGGCGTTGATCCTCTTTGAGCATTTCAAGGACCAGATGGGCACAAACTCCTCAGTGGAAAGAAGACTAAATTGGAATTTTCTGCGAATGCCATGCCTGGAGCTCCAGCCCCTTGAGGAGGTATTCACCGTGGAGGAGCTGCACTTTGAAGTCCAGGAGCTGCAGGCCGAAAAAGTTCCCGGGCCTGATGGATTTATTGGCGGATTTTTTAAGAGCTGCTGGAACGTAAATgcaatgaaaaaaagaaaatcatctCACTCGCTTCATGCATTGTGTGGAACATTTGGAAAGAGAGAAATAGAAGAGTTTTTGACAAAAAAGCTTAGCTTAATTCCTACTTTTGTACATTATGTGTAACAAGGAGTTACGACGCTAATCGGAGATGAGATTAGCCTCCTAAGGGAGGCTTCAGCAACTTAATTCCTACTTTTGTACAACATCGGATCTTTTCGTTTTTcaggttttctttttgttcttggACTGCTTTGTTCAGTATGTAAATTTGTTTGTTCTCTCCTTCttaatgctttttttttggaagggcTCCCCTTCTTAATGCAATAGCAGAGCACCtgctagttttcttttttaattatttctttatttcttctttATACCTTTTGGTATTAACCAATCGTTATAATTAATTACGCATGATGCAAGGTCGAATGTTCGCATGCACGTACTACTATAGTTTGATGCATGCGAGAAAattaaagtaaaataaaaaggctgcatgcatgcatgtacgcAGCAGCTAGCAACAGTGCGCGACTGATCAGCTTTGTCAAAAAGCAGTCACATGCGTGCTGATATAAACcgtgtttcaaaaaaaatagtttttgtaAATGGATTTGCTTTGATTTGGATTACTTACCAACGAAGCTAGACTCAATAATGGTCATGCTTTTGCTTCCATATATCTGCTtattaattaatatgcatTATGTATAATACTACGTAcgagtatatatatgcatgcttgTTTTCCTTAACGAAGAAGCAATAACCATGTATTATTTGACTAATTACCTACAAGCTGGCTTGGCCTGGCTTTGCCAACAATActaatctctctctctctcaaagcAAATTAAGTATGCATGTGTAGTGTTTTCGATCGGCCGGCATGCACACCGGCCATGCTGATACCCACCCTGCAGATACGAATCGAggcatctttcttttttagtacacacatgcatggcttTAAAATGATGTACGTAGTGATTCATATTTAATCACAAAATCAAGCTCCGGCCTTTGATCTTCAGTGGTCGCAAGATGGCGTCCACACCTGTAAACacacatgcacatgcacatATACAAGCACAAGGAACGGGATAATCAGGGTTTCAGAAAACTGTCAAGATGGTTACCACTGGTAAGTAATCATATCCTCAAACTTGGTTAGGTTAACTACTTTAACATATAGAAGAGTACATGGGATTTAAGCTAAAGATGTATTATTTTGCACATCTGCTGATCAGTTCAAATAGACTGAGAGAGCTTGATAAGTCCACGGTATTTCTTAAAAGCTGTCCAGATCTTGTGACGATGGCTGAGCGAGTTCTAGATAGTTATTGACTAGCTGTGCAGAGACCAGGAAAGACCAACAAACTGTTACCCTGGTTGCAAGGTGCCAAGGTCTAAAGGAGCAGTACTGCATGTTTATTGAAGTTTTAGTGCTcattttcaaataaaatggGTTTGATTGTTGAATGATGATCATATTTGCTGTCTGCAGATGATGTGGGCTCTAGAATATGATCCTGACATCTTCTCCACGTATAAAGAAACTGGTGATGCAACTGACAGAACTCAAGGACATAAACCAAAAGTTAAATCGACCCGTCAGTTTGGCAAGTACGAGAGGGCGAATATGAAGAATGGTACTAACGGTGTTGATGGCCCTGTCCCTATTTCTGTTTTCCTGGTTGCTAGTGTTCTGAAGGAGAACAGTCAGAAGCTTCTGCAAGAAGCCCGAGGGATAGATGATATTATTACGGTAAGCTGGATGAAGCCATTCATTCCTTTGAAAACTCtctgtttttccttgttttaaAACGGAATGCATTATTATTTCAGACtaggaaggagagaaaaaggGGGTAAACAGAATGAACAAATCCTAAGGCAAATAAAGGGGCGAGAATCTCGAATCCACTGTTGCATCTGTCTTTCTTTTCACTATACTATTATTTATACCCAAACAATGGGAAAAACTGGATTACTCATATGCTAGGAAAACGCTAGAGATGGACTATAAATGAAACTAGATTTGTCATAGACTCAAATAGACCTGAAATTTTGTTTACCGATTAAGTTTAATGTGTcactttctttgttttgtttatttgaGATACTGAACAATGTTAAAGGGAACTTGGATGCGAAGAAGGCTTGTGCTGTCGCATTGAAACTTCACGTGAAGTACCTTAGAAAGGTAACTTGGCTTTTCCCGTTCCTTTGAGTAGTATTTGATGCATGAATAATATTTGGTAAATGAATAGTATTTGATGAATGGATAATATTTGATGTGGTAGCAGATGCAGGGAAAGAAACCCTAACGGCAGGACACAGGACACGGGGAAGGCTCTGAGAGGTGCTATTTGGATGTAAATTTGGATGTAAGGCAGAGTAAGTATTGAAATACTTGTTTGTATGtaaatttggatgccatgcaATCCACCTCGTTATTTTGAAACCCTAAGTTTAAGAGaaccctaaaaaaacatgtatgcATTAATTGTTCTCCCGGGAGAATTTACAGCTCTTCAATTCTCTTTGATAATTAAAGAAGACGATATGCTGGTCTTCTCCTTTCCTGTACGTTAAAAACGTACTACATCTTAGTACTATTGTGAAGAAGAGCGTTGGCGTTTGTGCTTCTCCTTTTGCTGGTTTAATGCAAGTTGTTTTTCTATGGCTGAAGGAATACTTAATTCTGTTTGCGATACTTTCCTGGGTGTGGTTATTTCTCATTCGATtgattttttagaaaaatatcttaaatctcagttgagCACTGAAGCCATTTTATTAAGATCTAACGGTCAACACGTCGACTCGTCtataactaaaaatcagtcgACTTCTCTATAGCAAAACCGGACTGTCCTCGCGTAGGTGATTGAATTTGTGATGGGTCAGGTTTTTGAGTAGCTTATAGTTGGTGCAAATGTGTTAAAAACatgcaaagaaaacaacaaactaaaacgacaaagaagaagaaaatgttcaAAGAAACCGAATGTATGctactgggccggcccactgGATGTCACGTTGCCATTAGGTTTGCCtcccctccttcctctctttgAGTTTGGCATTCCGGCGCTCAATTCAATCCAAGGCATGGTgctcatcctcttcttcaacctcccgccgcccgcgccctcgCCCTCTGCTCCACCTCCCCATCCCGCTACCGAGCGCCCCAACCCCGTCGattgtcttcctcctcgagcgaGCGCCGCAACCCCTTCCTCCCCATCTCgttgccgagcgccccagccccctcgctccgtcgctcgtcttcctcctcgaacgAGCGTCCCAAccccgtcgctcgtcttcctggGCCCTGGCCCATTttgctgccgagcgccccaacTCCgtggctcgtcttcctcctcacgcGAGCGCcgccctccctccctccccatcccgctgcccaagcgccccagccccctcgctccgtcgctcgtcttcctcctcgcgcaaggtatgaatgggcttttgagatttttaaAATTATTAAACTTGGGTCTTTGGGCTGATCAGACCCacccaaattctaacaattaaTATTCTATTGACGTCATAATGTTGAAATAATTGCATTCCCTAATCTGAGTGTCTAATAAAATGAGACCCCATGACGCATGTATTCATCAGGTTCTCTATTAAAGTATACAAGTTTGTCATCTAAAAGATCGAATGTGCTTTAGCTTGACAACATTAAGGAAGATCTGTTCCTGATCCTGTGGCCAACAATGTGATGTTATTTCTTGTATAATAATCTGGAGTCAATGTGAACTAAAGTTGTAGCACACTTAGATTGTTGTTATTTTGGGTAGAAGTTTTGACACCCGTAGCAACGGACGGGCATATTTCCTAGGGTAAGTGATAAAGATGGTAAGATCCGGGACTCATTGGGTAAGCTTATTAAAGATGCATGCTAACTCTAAGATTTGATTCAGTTTCTAGTTCGAATTAATGGTGTAGGTTTTAATTATGAGTTGTCCATCTTTATCACTTATATAAATAATATAATGTACGGATGGAAATAATTGTTGTATATTTTAAGTTCTTTTGTAACGCTTAGCTTTCTTTGTCAGACATGTTCTTAGTTtattaaatttgaaattaggtGAAAATAATCATATAAATTCTTAGTTTATTGAAGCTCGAAGTGGATAAAATTATCGTGGCATGAGTTATGGTTTTTTATCAAACAGCTTTAATATAtgtttgataaaaaaatattgtttattactactttaaaaaaaatactactccctccgtcccaaaataactgacgtggatttgtataaaatcTATATTTGCTATAAAATCATTATTTATATGATTGTTATTAATATAAAGTTGTTGTTTACTGCGGTTTTTTAAAACATCAAGATAGTTTATAGATGTTTTAAAATTATTCGAAACAGTGCAAAATTCTTAATAATGTAGTACTATTTTGTAGGAAGCTTGCAACAGGGTGCTGTAGTGGGCTTTGAAGGCCCAACCCAAGAAAGAAACTGGGACCACCGAGTATAGGGTTCCCGTtcttccgccgcctccgctcaCCAGATCTCGGGAGAAATCCCCTGACTGCACCTCCTCTCCACGGACCGcccacaccccccccccctcccccctcttCCCCTACAATCCAGCATGGACGAATCCTTGGGCGCCAACTCTCCACCTATTATCCACCCCGACGATCTGGGTCCCCCTCCGGGTTCCATCCTCCTCGATGTGTTGGGCTACATCAGCTCCcgcaccaccgccaccaccgccgaggGTTTCTCGAGTACCGACAAGCGCATCAAGGTGACCTTCTGGGCGGCCCACCCGCCGCGAGCCTCCTGGTTCACCGTCTGCAGCCCGGATCTGGAGCCCTCCACCGAATTCGCCTCCACGCCAAACATCGTCAACACGGAGGATGACCTCGTACTTCTCCGGGTCCCTATCTGCCTTCCCTGGGGCGTTCCAAACTTGTACGGCAACGACTACTTCGTCTATCATGCCGGCACCGAGAACAAGGGGCCATCGCTGGATCTGGTCCCCGCGCCCCCCCCGCACATCGACTTCTCCGACTGCCAGGTTGGCCTCCTGCGCTGCCGCGCTCGCGACATGTACTTGGTCGCTATACTCACTTGGGCGGCAATCCGCGAGGCAGGGGACAAGTACTATCTTCACCTCTACAGCTCCGAGACCAAGACATGGAGCACCAAGTTGATGACGTGCCTTGATTCCCGACCGAAATCGCTGCTGTACAGGTACTCCGGCAAGGTGATCACCATAGGAGGGGAGCTCGGTTCAGTGGGCTGGGTCGATCTCTGGCGGGGCATCCTCATCTGCGACGTCCTCCTGGACAACCGCGAGCTTCGCTACATTCCACTGCCGTCGCCAGCTGTGCCCAGGCCGTTCTGGCTTCCTGCTGGAGTGGCTTGTCGGGATATCATTGCCCTAGAAGGTCACATCAAGTACTTTTAGATGTGGGTGTCACTGAACGGAGGTTGGGAGGCGGTCGAATGGAGAAGGAAAGATTCTTGGAAGAAGTGGAAGAAGCACCGTGTGATCAAAGTTTCGGTGGACCTGGCCGAGGCTGAAATCAAAGAGCAGCCAACCTTGAAGGCCTTCTCAGGTTTTCCTGCTCTGGGCTTGCATGATGATGCTGGTGTTGTTTACATCATGGACAGACACGGTTACACGGACAAAGAGGTACTGGTGATTGCTGTTGATATGAGGAAGCAGACTATACAAGGTGTGGCTGATTATGTCCGAAGGATTCCCTTGGCTTACAGTTTCTACTGTGTTAGTGGGATCTCCAAGCATCTGCGTTGGACGTCCTCTGCTAGGTAATTATTTATGGTATAAACATTGTTATGAGTGTTTTGATCTTACTTTTTTCCCTACAGTTGCTTAGGTAGGTAACTAAGCTATGTATACTGTTTTAAATGCGCCCATCCTTTGTGTTaatcataataagtgttttgATCTTAGTTTCTCCTACAGTTGCTTAGGTAGGTGACTAAGCTATGGTAATCTAGCATGTACTTGAGGAAAATACTGTTTTAAATGCATGCATCCTTGTGTTAATCATAACACACTCCATTTCGTTTTATATGGCGAGCACACATTTtaacaaacatttttttttgcaaccaACCAATAGTATCATTGTATAAATTCTGTTATACAGaaactatattttttttatttgtataTGAATATACTTATGTTATGATTTTGTTCCTAACGAGTCAAACCATCCCTTAAATTCTGAAACATTTCAGTACTATTTTTGTGTGATTATCGCAACATTATTATGTATTAGAGTTTGACCAATATTTCAGTACTATTTTTGTATTCAACTATTCATTGGTTACTACTGCATCAGTCCTTAAATATCGGACGTGTAGTTTAATAAGCTGATAATGAGTTAAAAATGAACTGATTTGCGTATCCATGAGATAATCTTCAAAGTGAACGTACTATTCCTTCCTTAGATTTGCCCCCTCCATATGCAAAACTTATGCAAACTAACACATACACGTTTTAGTTATATAATCTTGCTTTGCTATTGGATAAACTGCTTTTCTCTGttatttgaactaaaattatTTCTGCAGAAAATATTATATAGTATTCCTTCTGTTCTATCTTGtctacttcctccatttcagTTTATGGGGCCTCCACGCATACCTAGGTTGAAGATCTAATTAATATAGCATGAATTTTATatgacaaaaattataccactagAACCTTCAGATGTTCTattttctaatggtataatttGTGTGATATAAAACTCATGTTATATTAGTTAGATCTTCAACCTAGGTATGCGTGGAGGCCCCATAAACTGAAATGGATGGAGTAAATTGTAAGTCGTTTTTGTTCTGATCAGGTGTACAGATACACCATGTAATATATATTGATAAACGACTAACAATTTGGAACAGAGAGGGTAGATTTTATCTTCTAATCTAAGCTGTACTTTAGAACTGCTTGGTTGATGGAGTTTTATTTGTGGGCCTGCAAATTTTTATGTCCCATTTCTGAACTTAATAGACCTCTTATCATTTTTTATCTAAGCTGTTTTTGCACCGGAGTGGTTTTGTTAATTAATATACATATGTTTACTTAACACGAAAATGTACAGAGGGAATGCTGAAACAAGTACAAATGAAATTGTGCAAGCTGGCAAGGAGGAGGTTGGAAGGGAGGGCGTGCAATCTCAACTTAGTAAAGTTCACGGAACAAGCCGCAAGTGCAGAGGAAGACGTAGCCGTTGCCGGTGTTTAAAGTGACAACCCACATGGGACTGGGACTATATTTGATTGGTCTGTTTTATGATTCCGAAATCAGTGTGTGGGTCATATGTAGACTGCAGTGTGTGCTCTTTGGATTATGTTTCATCTTGTCTTGTGTCTGCTTTATTAGAGTCGAGAATTATATGTCAACTTGAACTTATTTGCTCCCATCACCAgttcttctttgttgtctaTGAGGTGGCTAAAATTTCAATGCGGGAAAATGCTTGATCGGTTAATATGGGACTGGGACTATATTTTCCACATGCCAGTTGAATCGATATACGTGATCATTATTTCGGTGGTCGTCGGTACTGAGACGCTCCACCATTAGAAATCTTTGGCTGATTGGCTGATGTTAGTTTCGCTTGCATTTTCATCAAAAGTGCACTTAAATCACACGCACAATTTGGTGAGGTCAGCCTTGCGTCATTTGGTAATACATGCACGTGCACAGCTGCATGGATATCGTTTTAGAAAACATTAATAACAATGCATCTGTCAATTATCAACGATCACGTGCGAAAATCCACTAGTTTCATCTACTACGTGCATGTTACGAATGATTAAATAAAAGATTCAGCTAGAACGAATAGAGTAGCTAGAGAGGGAGCTCTTTGATGAACAAGGCTTTATTGTGCGAAGCCAAATAACGTATCCTGAGCAGCAACTCTATATTTGTGTTGGTGCAAGTTACATTACATGTCACACACAGTTCATTGCGCTGTGCCGCAATATGTTGACAGGCCAAAATATATACACTTCAGCAGTTTAGAAGAGATAATCGTTTAACATCTGATAATCTAATCTTATAACACCATCCTGTTCACTATTCCTCGTCCTGCGAATGAACAGACAATACGATCATATTAGGTCCAAGTTGATATGAGTAtgcacaaataaaataaaatttagaAAATCAGAGCTAACTAATCTACGCAATAtatctctttttatttctttataAAAATTTATTTGTTGTTTCAAAAGTTATGATTTCGAATTCTCCTTTTTTTCAttacattgatgcttttatcacatttttttatgaTGTACTAAAAAACAAGTCATTCCATGAATTTCTAAGAATCCTAAAATAATTATTCATAGAATGACATGTATTTATTCACATAGTGTCATAGTGACTGCTGGACAATAACTTACATCCTCATCAGCCTCCTCATCAGGCTGCCACCACTTGTCCCATTGTTCCATTGCCCTCTCATCAATGGAAGTTGAACTGCAACAAAAAGCAAGATTACAAAATAATAACGACCAGACAAGTTTAGCCCCCATCTTTCAACCCATGAAACTGTCTCAATGGCCGGGGGGCACTTATAACTAAGTTGATGCGGTGGAACCAGTTTGGTCATAGCAAATCTGAATATTGAACTTGGCCAAAGTGTGACTCAACCCACCAGCCACCGGGTGGATGGAGTCTACTAATGGATGCACGAATATGTACTGCACCTAATAACTTAAAGGTTACTGAGGTTGCATGAAGATTAAATTCAGCCAAACTGAACCTATGttttctttcagaaaaaaacACCTGCAatgtaaataaaataaattttctAATGTATGCAAAAGAGCAAAAACTAATATAAATTTTCTGATGCATGCACACATTATTCAGACTGGATAAATGTATCACCACCTCATTCTTCATGCACGCATGATTAATACAAATATGAGAGATGTAGTCCCAcaaaaataatgggatgaacTCATGATGGACCATAAGAGACTTCCTTTATGTGCCATTAGAAATTTGGTTTTCCCTTGAGTGCCACTGAATAAATTTTACTCTCCCTTGTGTGCCATTTTCAATGGATGGCCATTAACCGAGACCGGAAAAGACCATTTTACCTCCCCTACTTGCCTCCTTCTAGATCTCAGGGTCTTCCTTCCCAGCACATCTTCTATGCAAGCTGCACGACTAGACTATTCAACACTCAACGCGAACGCGACAACTTGCACCACCAAGCCTACTATGACGGGTTTGCCCACAACAACCATCACAACAGCAGCGGTGGCATACGTGGCACTCCTGGTAAAATGGAATGGAGATCATCAAGCTGCTCAACTCGCGGCACCACTAGCCACTGTCCATCGCCTCGCTGCCCACGATCTAAGACTAGAGGTACAGCCTCCAGGCCACCGAGAACCAGCGCCATGGAAGGCCAGCTACGGCC includes:
- the LOC112271713 gene encoding uncharacterized protein LOC112271713 codes for the protein MDESLGANSPPIIHPDDLGPPPGSILLDVLGYISSRTTATTAEGFSSTDKRIKVTFWAAHPPRASWFTVCSPDLEPSTEFASTPNIVNTEDDLVLLRVPICLPWGVPNLYGNDYFVYHAGTENKGPSLDLVPAPPPHIDFSDCQVGLLRCRARDMYLVAILTWAAIREAGDKYYLHLYSSETKTWSTKLMTCLDSRPKSLLYRYSGKVITIGGELGSVGWVDLWRGILICDVLLDNRELRYIPLPSPAVPRPFWLPAGVACRDIIALEGHIKYF